The Deltaproteobacteria bacterium DNA segment GCCGCATCAAGCCCGGGGACGCTATAATCGGGCTTCCATCAAGCGGCCTCCACAGCAACGGGTACTCGCTTGCGAGGAAAATCGTATTCGATAAAATGCGGCTAAAGCCATCGTCCAAGGTAAAGGGATTTAAGAAACCCATTGGCGAGGAACTCCTAACACCTACGCGCATATACGTAAAGCCGGTACTCGAACTCGCAAAGAAGGTCGACGTGCTCGGCCTTGCGCACATCACAGGCGGCGGCTTTACCGAGAATATCCCGAGGATACTGCCAAAGAACACGGTAGCTGCCATACAGCGCGGCTCATGGACAGTGCCGCCGATATTCCGCCTTCTTATGGAAAACGGCCCGGTCGCAGAGGCCGAGATGCTACGCACCTTCAATTCCGGAATCGGCATGGTCGCGGTCGTAAGAAGTAAAGACGTAAACGCCGCGCTTGCCTGCCTTAAAAAGAGCAGGATTTCGGCTCGCGTCATAGGCACGATAGAAAAACGCGCAGGCCGCGCGCCTCAGGTAAAATTCATTTAAACAACAGAGAATATCTCCCATGCTAAAGCTCGGAGTTCTCATATCAGGCGGAGGAACGAACCTCCAGGCAATAATCGACGAGATAGAGGCAAAGCGCCTTGATGCGAAGATATCGCTTGTCATAAGCAGCAAGCCTGACGCCGGAGGGCTCGAACGGGCGAAAAAGCACGGCATCAAAACCCTTGTCATAACAAAGGCCGACCATCCGGAGCGCGAGGCATATGACAAGGCAATCGTAGCAGCTCTAAAGGACGCGGGAGCGGAGCTTGTCGTGCTCGCAGGCTTCATGCGAATCGTAACGCCTACACTCATAAACGCCTTTAAAAATAAAATCATAAACATCCACCCTGCGCTTTTGCCTGCGTTCCCGGGGCTCGACGTACAACAAAAGGCCATAGACTACGGCGCGAGGTTTTCGGGCGCGACAGTGCACTTTGTAGATGAAGGCGTTGACACTGGGCCGGTTATATTACAGGCCGTTGTTCCAGTGCTCCAAAATGACACCGCAAAAACGCTTGCAGCAAGAATACTTAACGAAGAGCATAAAATACTACCCGAGGCAATACGCCTCATCTCAGAGGGCCGCGTCAGCGTACAGGGCCGCCGCGTAATCATAAAAGACGCGGCAGAGAACGATACCCCGCTTACAAACCCCAAGACCCGCTAAAGTGGCAAAAGAGACTGTCATAGTAAGCGCGTGCCTTACTGGAATGAAGACCCGCTATGACGGCAAGGACTGCCTTAATCAGGAGCTCATGCAAAGGCTCTCGGATGTTACGGTGGTAACGG contains these protein-coding regions:
- the purM gene encoding phosphoribosylformylglycinamidine cyclo-ligase produces the protein MPKKITYKDSGVDIDEGEKLVSLIKPMAKATNVKGVLSGIGGFGASFSAKFSGMKDPVLVSSTDGVGTKLKVAFLCDKHDTVGIDLVAMSVNDIVTTGARPLFFLDYFATGKLSAKTAAKVIKGIAFGCKESGCALIGGETAEMPGLYSEGEYDLAGFAVGVIDRKNIISGSRIKPGDAIIGLPSSGLHSNGYSLARKIVFDKMRLKPSSKVKGFKKPIGEELLTPTRIYVKPVLELAKKVDVLGLAHITGGGFTENIPRILPKNTVAAIQRGSWTVPPIFRLLMENGPVAEAEMLRTFNSGIGMVAVVRSKDVNAALACLKKSRISARVIGTIEKRAGRAPQVKFI
- the purN gene encoding phosphoribosylglycinamide formyltransferase, which produces MLKLGVLISGGGTNLQAIIDEIEAKRLDAKISLVISSKPDAGGLERAKKHGIKTLVITKADHPEREAYDKAIVAALKDAGAELVVLAGFMRIVTPTLINAFKNKIINIHPALLPAFPGLDVQQKAIDYGARFSGATVHFVDEGVDTGPVILQAVVPVLQNDTAKTLAARILNEEHKILPEAIRLISEGRVSVQGRRVIIKDAAENDTPLTNPKTR